In the Sarcophilus harrisii chromosome 1, mSarHar1.11, whole genome shotgun sequence genome, one interval contains:
- the TUBB6 gene encoding tubulin beta-6 chain, which translates to MREIVHIQAGQCGNQIGTKFWEVISDEHGIDPAGGYVGDSALQLERINVYYNESSTQKYVPRAILVDLEPGTMDSVRSGPFGQLFRPDNFIFGQTGAGNNWAKGHYTEGAELVDSVLDVVRKECEHCDCLQGFQLTHSLGGGTGSGMGTLLISKIREEYPDRIMNTFSVMPSPKVSDTVVEPYNATLSVHQLVENTDETYCIDNEALYDICFRTLKLTTPTYGDLNHLVSATMSGVTTSLRFPGQLNADLRKLAVNMVPFPRLHFFMPGFAPLTARGSQQYRALTVPELTQQMFDAKNMMAACDPRHGRYLTVATVFRGPMSMKEVDEQMLAIQNKNSSYFVEWIPNNVKVAVCDIPPRGLKMASTFIGNSTAIQELFKRISEQFSAMFRRKAFLHWFTGEGMDEMEFTEAESNMNDLVSEYQQYQEATANDGEETFEDDEEEINE; encoded by the exons ATGAGGGAGATCGTCCATATTCAGGCCGGACAGTGCGGGAATCAAATTGGCACTAAG TTTTGGGAAGTGATCAGCGATGAGCACGGGATTGACCCAGCGGGAGGCTACGTTGGTGACTCGGCGCTGCAGCTGGAGAGAATCAACGTCTACTACAATGAGTCATCTA cCCAGAAGTATGTCCCAAGGGCCATCCTCGTGGACTTGGAACCAGGAACCATGGACAGTGTGAGATCTGGGCCTTTTGGTCAGCTCTTCCGGCCTGACAATTTCATCTTTG GACAAACTGGTGCAGGAAACAACTGGGCAAAGGGACATTACACTGAAGGAGCAGAGCTAGTCGATTCAGTGCTTGATGTGGTGAGGAAAGAATGTGAACACTGCGACTGTCTGCAAGGATTTCAGCTCACGCACTCCCTGGGAGGAGGAACAGGATCTGGTATGGGAACATTGCTCATTAGCAAAATCCGAGAGGAGTATCCAGATAGAATCATGAATACCTTTAGTGTCATGCCTTCACCCAAAGTGTCTGATACTGTGGTGGAGCCTTATAATGCTACTCTGTCAGTCCACCAGCTGGTTGAAAACACAGATGAAACTTACTGCATTGACAATGAGGCTTTGTATGATATCTGCTTCCGTACCCTGAAGCTTACCACCCCAACTTATGGAGACCTTAACCACCTGGTGTCTGCAACCATGAGTGGAGTGACCACCTCACTGCGCTTCCCAGGGCAGCTCAATGCCGATCTCCGCAAATTGGCAGTCAACATGGTCCCTTTTCCACGCCTCCATTTCTTCATGCCAGGCTTTGCTCCTTTAACAGCTAGAGGCAGCCAGCAGTACCGAGCCCTCACAGTGCCAGAACTCACTCAGCAGATGTTTGATGCTAAGAACATGATGGCTGCTTGTGACCCAAGACATGGACGGTATCTCACTGTTGCCACTGTCTTCCGAGGCCCAATGTCCATGAAGGAAGTGGACGAACAGATGTTGGCCATCCAGAACAAGAATAGCAGCTATTTTGTGGAGTGGATCCCTAATAATGTCAAGGTAGCTGTATGTGACATCCCTCCTCGTGGTCTTAAGATGGCCTCCACATTTATTGGCAACAGCACTGCAATTCAGGAGCTCTTCAAACGTATCTCTGAGCAATTCTCTGCCATGTTCCGCCGGAAGGCTTTCCTTCATTGGTTTACAGGAGAGGGAATGGATGAAATGGAGTTTACAGAAGCAGAAAGCAATATGAATGATCTGGTGTCAGAATACCAGCAATATCAAGAAGCTACAGCCAATGATGGAGAGGAAACTTTTGAAGATGATGAGGAAGAAatcaatgaataa